In the genome of Hymenobacter taeanensis, one region contains:
- a CDS encoding response regulator, translating into MSALSLKPILVVEDSVEDFTALGRAFRKHALPNPILRCEDGDQALEYLQGYGKRPGWPQQLPAFVLLDLNMPGTDGRAVLAVLKQDPQLQSIPVIIFSTSTNSRDIEECYRLGANSYLTKPIDYAVLEEKTRLLVSYWLNTSELPLLG; encoded by the coding sequence GTGTCAGCCTTATCCCTCAAGCCCATTTTGGTGGTAGAAGATAGCGTGGAGGACTTCACGGCTCTGGGCCGGGCCTTCCGAAAGCACGCGTTGCCCAACCCCATCCTGCGCTGCGAAGACGGCGACCAGGCTCTGGAATATCTGCAAGGGTACGGTAAGCGCCCCGGCTGGCCGCAGCAGCTCCCGGCATTTGTGCTGCTCGACCTTAATATGCCCGGCACCGATGGCCGGGCTGTGCTGGCCGTGCTTAAGCAAGACCCCCAGTTGCAATCTATTCCGGTTATTATCTTCAGCACCTCTACCAACTCCCGCGACATTGAGGAGTGCTACCGGCTGGGTGCTAACAGCTACCTGACCAAGCCCATTGACTACGCCGTGCTGGAGGAGAAAACCCGCCTTTTGGTGAGCTATTGGCTTAATACCTCAGAGCTGCCCTTGCTGGGCTGA